The following proteins are encoded in a genomic region of Thermoflexus hugenholtzii JAD2:
- a CDS encoding sensor histidine kinase has translation MSEPTSPLQDLLAYCREEQEAARRQLAEVQALIRQTSADVERLAQRSLQLTNQIKQMESRAGSTPPEEIIESYQSAMDIQKRLWLMRGQLEKFQSLEAHLRRYVEALDRILSTLAALEAESASARPSVEPTLIVRLFEAQEQERQRLVRQLHDGPAQALTNLVLQAEICERLFQRDPERARAELAALKNTVAETFQRMREFLFDIRPMSLDDLGVVPTVRRYVETLKEKVKFSLQLQISGEERRLAAHQEAALFRIVQELLTNVRLHAQASQATVRLAFTPQGVRLEVEDNGVGFDVEEAMAQAPQRKTIGLTSIRQWVEMLGGQLSITSTPGRGTRVAVFLPNP, from the coding sequence GTGAGCGAGCCGACATCCCCGCTCCAGGATCTGCTGGCCTACTGCCGCGAGGAGCAGGAAGCCGCGCGACGGCAGCTCGCAGAGGTGCAGGCGCTCATCCGACAGACTTCCGCGGACGTGGAGCGGCTGGCCCAGCGCAGCCTCCAGCTGACGAATCAGATCAAGCAGATGGAAAGCCGCGCGGGGAGCACCCCGCCTGAGGAGATCATTGAAAGCTACCAGTCCGCCATGGACATTCAAAAGCGTCTGTGGCTGATGCGGGGCCAGCTGGAGAAGTTCCAGAGCCTGGAAGCCCACCTCCGTCGGTATGTGGAGGCTCTCGACCGCATCCTCTCAACCCTCGCCGCGCTGGAAGCGGAGAGCGCCTCCGCCCGCCCGAGCGTGGAGCCGACCCTGATCGTGCGGCTCTTCGAGGCCCAGGAGCAGGAGCGCCAGCGTCTGGTCCGCCAGCTGCACGATGGCCCTGCCCAGGCCCTGACCAACCTGGTGTTGCAGGCCGAGATCTGCGAGCGGCTCTTCCAGCGGGATCCGGAGCGCGCCCGGGCCGAGCTGGCCGCTTTGAAGAACACCGTCGCCGAGACCTTCCAGCGGATGCGGGAGTTCCTCTTCGATATCCGCCCCATGAGCCTTGACGATCTGGGGGTGGTCCCCACCGTGCGACGCTATGTGGAGACCCTGAAAGAGAAAGTGAAGTTCTCCCTCCAGCTCCAGATCAGCGGCGAGGAGCGTCGGCTGGCAGCCCATCAGGAGGCCGCGCTCTTCCGGATCGTCCAGGAGCTGCTCACCAACGTTCGCCTGCATGCCCAGGCCTCCCAGGCCACGGTGCGGCTGGCCTTCACCCCGCAGGGGGTGCGCCTGGAGGTGGAGGACAACGGGGTGGGGTTCGACGTGGAGGAGGCCATGGCCCAGGCGCCTCAGCGCAAGACCATCGGCTTGACCTCCATCCGCCAGTGGGTGGAAATGCTGGGCGGGCAGCTCTCCATCACCAGCACCCCCGGCCGGGGGACGCGGGTGGCCGTGTTCCTCCCGAACCCGTGA
- a CDS encoding winged helix-turn-helix transcriptional regulator, translating to MQPSGGETKVLWVVFEGAGPDAHLLRVLQRHGFRAETLAVEDLLAALRARRSADSWPWAPPDLILLDRPSPSYGMELYQRLRRRMKAPVLLIVERETAPLWGRQDDGILIAPFSSRRLLHRVRAMLMEHPMENEGIIEVGPFRLNTVRRVLQRGDAIYCLTPKQCRLLAILMRRVGQVVPRRDLMRWVWGTESPSSSRTLDVHIRWLRRILEEDPAHPRYLETVRQLGYRFRVP from the coding sequence ATGCAACCATCCGGCGGAGAGACGAAGGTTCTCTGGGTGGTGTTTGAAGGGGCCGGCCCGGACGCCCACCTGCTTCGGGTCCTCCAGCGTCACGGGTTTAGAGCCGAGACGCTGGCGGTTGAAGATCTGCTCGCCGCCCTCCGGGCGCGGCGCTCGGCGGATTCATGGCCGTGGGCCCCGCCGGATCTCATCCTCCTGGACCGACCGAGCCCCTCCTATGGAATGGAACTCTATCAGCGTCTGCGACGGCGGATGAAGGCGCCGGTTCTGCTGATCGTGGAGCGCGAGACCGCCCCGCTGTGGGGCCGTCAGGACGATGGGATCCTGATCGCGCCGTTCTCCTCCCGGCGCCTGCTTCACCGGGTTCGGGCGATGCTGATGGAACACCCCATGGAGAATGAGGGGATCATCGAGGTCGGGCCCTTCCGGCTGAACACCGTGCGCCGGGTGTTGCAGCGCGGGGACGCGATTTACTGTCTGACCCCCAAGCAGTGCCGCTTGCTCGCCATCCTCATGCGACGGGTCGGCCAGGTGGTTCCGCGCCGGGATCTGATGCGCTGGGTCTGGGGGACCGAAAGCCCATCCAGCAGCCGGACCCTGGATGTGCACATCCGATGGCTCCGCCGCATCCTCGAAGAAGACCCGGCCCACCCTCGCTATCTGGAGACCGTCCGCCAGCTAGGTTACCGGTTCCGGGTGCCCTAA
- a CDS encoding S1 RNA-binding domain-containing protein — protein sequence METSPVIVEQQEETEGSVRVPLRSLRPKMQVEGLVTAVTPAGAFVDIGSEIPGFIHISQLAPQPILRVSDVLKPGDRVIAWVKQVNRKKGLLSLTLIRPASYGWGQLRPGREFTGRVTRVEPDGLFVDIDAPVEGFVPASQIRKEGRVDPTGLFHPGDEVRVWVVSASRRERRLRLTMIPPPSVRWEDLKVGELIRGKVTRVEKFGAFVDIGAERDALIHISEFGVRNLKDPAEVLQEGQEIEARIILVDPEKKQIRLSLRGLLPVKEVEPGVPVRKTVPSRPAPPPEPVEGEEELTVMAYALKRALEEARARGRPVPPLESMSTN from the coding sequence ATGGAGACGAGCCCTGTGATCGTGGAGCAGCAGGAGGAGACCGAAGGCTCCGTCCGAGTTCCCCTTCGATCTCTGCGTCCGAAAATGCAAGTGGAAGGCCTCGTCACCGCTGTAACCCCCGCCGGCGCTTTCGTCGATATCGGCTCCGAGATCCCTGGCTTTATCCATATCTCCCAGCTGGCCCCTCAACCGATTTTACGGGTTTCCGATGTGTTGAAGCCCGGAGATCGGGTGATCGCCTGGGTGAAGCAGGTGAACCGGAAGAAAGGCCTGCTCAGCTTGACGTTGATCCGCCCGGCGTCTTACGGCTGGGGGCAACTCCGGCCCGGGCGGGAGTTCACCGGGCGGGTCACCCGGGTGGAACCCGATGGGTTGTTCGTGGACATCGACGCGCCGGTGGAGGGCTTCGTCCCCGCCTCCCAGATCCGAAAGGAGGGGCGGGTGGATCCGACCGGGCTGTTCCATCCCGGCGATGAGGTCCGGGTGTGGGTGGTGAGCGCCAGCCGTCGCGAGCGCCGCCTGCGCCTGACGATGATCCCGCCGCCCTCGGTGAGGTGGGAGGACCTGAAAGTGGGGGAGCTGATCCGGGGGAAGGTGACCCGGGTGGAGAAGTTCGGGGCCTTCGTGGACATCGGCGCGGAGCGGGATGCCCTGATCCACATCAGCGAGTTCGGGGTCCGCAACCTGAAAGACCCCGCGGAGGTCCTTCAGGAGGGCCAGGAGATCGAGGCCCGCATCATCCTGGTGGATCCGGAGAAGAAGCAGATCCGGCTGAGCTTGCGCGGGCTGCTCCCGGTGAAGGAGGTGGAGCCGGGGGTGCCGGTGCGCAAGACGGTGCCCTCCCGCCCGGCTCCGCCGCCCGAACCCGTAGAGGGAGAGGAGGAGCTCACCGTGATGGCTTACGCCCTGAAGCGGGCGCTGGAGGAGGCCCGGGCTCGCGGACGCCCCGTCCCGCCGCTGGAGTCGATGTCCACAAATTAA
- a CDS encoding PIG-L deacetylase family protein, with product MIARGTLLAAFAHPDDESFGPAGTLALYASRGYAVHLICATRGEAGTPDPRIGPVEDLGALREEELRCAARILGLQGLHLLGYRDSGMPGSPDAEHPQAFIRAPLEEVVGRLVALIRELRPDVVVTFDPYGGYGHPDHIHMHRAMVEAFHRAGDPTAFPEHFARGLRPHRPARLYYTTFHLGPLRLLLTLLRLLGYDPQRFGRNRDIDLEAALRAALPVTTRIDIRAVLDRKEQAMACHRSQGGGWMRSFRLPRFLRRRLWGFETFHRAIPPFRPGEPIERELFPEQASSSPALFTRSRPR from the coding sequence ATGATCGCGCGCGGGACTCTTCTGGCGGCTTTCGCCCATCCCGACGATGAGTCCTTCGGGCCGGCAGGGACGCTGGCCCTTTACGCGTCCCGGGGGTATGCGGTGCATTTGATCTGCGCTACCCGAGGGGAGGCAGGCACCCCGGACCCCCGCATCGGCCCGGTGGAGGACCTGGGCGCGCTGCGGGAGGAGGAGCTGCGCTGCGCCGCCCGGATCCTGGGCCTCCAGGGCCTGCACCTGCTCGGCTACCGGGATTCCGGCATGCCCGGATCTCCTGATGCGGAGCACCCGCAGGCCTTCATCCGCGCCCCCCTGGAGGAGGTCGTCGGCCGACTGGTTGCCCTCATCCGGGAGCTCCGCCCGGATGTGGTGGTGACCTTCGATCCTTACGGCGGCTATGGGCACCCGGACCATATCCACATGCATCGGGCGATGGTGGAGGCATTCCATCGGGCGGGCGATCCGACGGCTTTCCCGGAGCACTTCGCGCGTGGACTTCGACCGCATCGCCCGGCCCGCCTGTATTACACCACCTTCCACCTGGGCCCGCTTCGGTTGCTGCTTACCCTCCTGCGGCTCCTGGGTTATGATCCGCAACGCTTCGGGCGCAACCGGGACATCGATTTAGAGGCCGCCCTCCGGGCGGCCCTCCCGGTGACCACGCGGATCGACATCCGCGCGGTGCTGGATCGCAAGGAGCAGGCCATGGCCTGCCACCGCAGCCAGGGCGGGGGATGGATGCGGTCCTTCCGCCTTCCCCGGTTCCTCCGGCGTCGCCTGTGGGGGTTTGAAACCTTCCATCGGGCCATCCCCCCTTTCCGACCGGGGGAGCCGATTGAGCGAGAGCTGTTCCCGGAGCAGGCGTCATCTTCCCCAGCCTTGTTCACGCGATCGCGCCCCCGATGA
- a CDS encoding RluA family pseudouridine synthase, with amino-acid sequence MRIETFVVETADRLDRVIAARCPELSRSAAQRLIEAGHVQVNGTPIQRPAHRVRPGDRIIVHIPPPEPMDLTPEPIPLDILYEDADVLVIHKPAGMVVHPGAGHASGTLIHAVLAHCPDLKGVGGVLRPGLVHRLDKETSGVLLIAKHEPAYRFLQAQFKARTVRKVYDALVIGHPPPEGLIEAPIARDPRHRQRMAVVPTGRPARTRYRVVRTYEGRWGRYALLEVYPETGRTHQIRVHLAYVGYPVVGDPVYGRRTALPCPRLFLHARSITVRLPSRPEPVTFEAPLPADLTGVLELLENAQASAEESGGRSALPAHSSKTTTLSS; translated from the coding sequence ATGCGGATCGAGACGTTCGTCGTCGAAACCGCCGATCGCCTCGATCGGGTCATCGCCGCGCGCTGTCCGGAGCTCTCCCGCTCGGCGGCCCAGCGCCTGATCGAGGCCGGCCATGTGCAGGTGAACGGGACGCCCATCCAGCGGCCCGCCCACCGCGTCCGCCCTGGCGATCGGATCATCGTGCACATCCCGCCCCCGGAGCCGATGGATCTCACCCCGGAGCCCATCCCGCTGGACATCCTCTATGAGGATGCCGACGTCCTAGTGATCCACAAACCGGCCGGGATGGTCGTGCATCCCGGGGCAGGGCATGCCTCCGGCACCCTGATCCACGCCGTCCTGGCTCATTGTCCGGATCTGAAGGGGGTCGGAGGGGTGCTGCGGCCGGGCCTGGTGCACCGCCTGGACAAGGAGACCTCCGGGGTGCTGCTCATCGCCAAGCATGAGCCGGCCTATCGCTTCCTGCAGGCGCAGTTCAAAGCCCGCACCGTGCGGAAAGTTTACGACGCCCTGGTGATCGGGCATCCGCCCCCGGAGGGGCTCATCGAGGCGCCCATCGCCCGCGATCCCCGCCACCGCCAGCGCATGGCCGTGGTCCCCACCGGGCGGCCGGCCCGCACCCGCTATCGAGTGGTCCGAACCTACGAGGGGCGCTGGGGGCGCTACGCCCTCCTGGAGGTCTATCCGGAGACCGGGCGGACCCATCAGATCCGCGTGCACCTGGCCTATGTAGGCTACCCGGTGGTAGGGGATCCGGTCTACGGGCGGCGGACCGCCCTCCCCTGCCCGCGCCTGTTCCTGCACGCCCGCTCCATCACGGTGCGCCTCCCCTCCCGGCCGGAGCCGGTGACCTTCGAAGCTCCCCTGCCTGCGGATCTGACCGGGGTCCTGGAGCTCCTGGAGAACGCTCAGGCTTCCGCAGAGGAGTCGGGAGGGAGGAGTGCCCTTCCCGCTCACTCATCGAAAACCACCACGCTCTCCTCGTAA
- a CDS encoding TIGR03617 family F420-dependent LLM class oxidoreductase, giving the protein MHLDAALHYDRLTEVPDLARAAEAMGFDGIWTHETRHDPFLPLALAAEHTRRIHLGTGVAIAFARSPTVIAYTAWDLAAMAPGRIFLGLGTQVKAHIERRFGMTWDPPVPKLRETVEAIRAVWACWQNGERLNYRGRFFKLTLMSPFFNPGPIPDPRIPILLAGVNPPLARLAGEVGDGFFVHPFHTPRYLREVLIPAIEAGARKAGRRPEEILRVGSVFVITGRDEAEMQQARELVRAQVAFYGSTPSYRRVWALHGWEAIGEQLSALAARGRWEEMPAQVPDEVLEAFALTAPPEGVWERLKATYEGLLDRVILYQPFRLQDRALWERILSGRR; this is encoded by the coding sequence ATGCATTTGGACGCCGCGCTCCACTACGACCGGCTGACGGAGGTCCCGGACCTGGCTCGCGCTGCGGAGGCCATGGGCTTCGACGGGATCTGGACCCATGAGACCCGCCACGATCCGTTCCTGCCGCTGGCCTTGGCCGCGGAACACACCCGGCGCATCCATCTGGGGACTGGCGTGGCCATCGCCTTCGCCCGCAGCCCGACGGTCATTGCCTATACAGCCTGGGATCTGGCGGCCATGGCGCCCGGCCGGATCTTCCTCGGGCTGGGCACCCAAGTGAAAGCACACATCGAGCGCCGCTTCGGGATGACCTGGGATCCCCCTGTCCCCAAGCTTCGGGAGACCGTGGAGGCGATCCGGGCAGTGTGGGCGTGCTGGCAGAACGGGGAACGGTTGAACTACCGGGGCCGCTTCTTCAAGCTCACCCTGATGTCCCCTTTCTTCAACCCCGGCCCCATCCCGGATCCGCGGATCCCCATCCTCCTGGCGGGGGTGAACCCGCCGCTGGCCCGCCTGGCCGGCGAGGTGGGCGACGGCTTCTTCGTCCATCCCTTCCATACCCCTCGCTACCTCCGGGAGGTCCTGATCCCGGCCATTGAGGCCGGCGCACGCAAAGCCGGCCGGCGGCCCGAAGAGATCCTCCGGGTGGGCAGCGTCTTCGTCATCACCGGCCGGGATGAGGCGGAGATGCAGCAAGCCCGGGAGCTCGTCCGCGCCCAGGTCGCCTTCTACGGCTCCACGCCCTCCTACCGCCGGGTCTGGGCCCTCCACGGCTGGGAAGCCATCGGGGAGCAACTCTCCGCCCTGGCCGCTCGAGGGCGCTGGGAGGAGATGCCGGCGCAGGTCCCCGATGAGGTCCTGGAGGCGTTCGCCCTGACCGCCCCGCCCGAAGGGGTCTGGGAACGCCTGAAAGCCACTTACGAAGGCCTGCTGGATCGGGTGATCCTGTATCAACCCTTCCGGCTGCAGGATCGGGCGCTATGGGAGAGGATCCTGAGCGGGCGACGGTAA
- a CDS encoding response regulator, protein MSYRVLIVDDHPLFRKGVRDTLALEPGFQVVGEAADGQAALEMILRLAPHLVLMDVHLPIRNGLDVIRQARAHRFEGAILVLTAYDSEEQMRYAVRIGANGYCSKDTPPEQLLQNIRHVLSGRYVLGSRVLTAPEVRQIIGEAEAEEDLSLSPREREILQYVALGYSNKAIAERLGISQQTVKNHMTSILRKLDLSDRTQAAILAVRRGWVRLPEEPISPEEKS, encoded by the coding sequence ATGTCGTATCGGGTCCTGATTGTGGACGATCATCCCCTGTTCCGCAAAGGCGTCCGGGACACCCTGGCCCTGGAACCGGGCTTTCAGGTGGTCGGGGAAGCGGCGGACGGCCAGGCCGCTCTGGAGATGATCTTGCGTCTGGCCCCTCACCTGGTGCTGATGGACGTGCATCTCCCGATCCGGAACGGCCTGGACGTGATCCGGCAGGCCCGTGCCCATCGATTCGAAGGCGCCATCCTGGTCCTCACCGCCTATGACAGCGAGGAGCAAATGCGATATGCCGTTCGCATCGGCGCCAACGGGTATTGCTCCAAAGACACCCCTCCTGAGCAACTCCTTCAGAACATCCGTCACGTGCTCTCCGGCCGCTACGTCCTGGGATCCCGGGTGCTGACCGCCCCCGAGGTTCGACAGATCATCGGCGAAGCGGAGGCGGAAGAGGACCTCAGCCTCTCCCCTCGGGAGCGGGAGATCCTGCAATATGTCGCCCTGGGCTACAGCAACAAGGCCATCGCCGAGCGGCTGGGGATCAGCCAGCAGACGGTGAAGAACCACATGACGTCCATTTTGCGTAAACTGGATCTGAGCGATCGCACCCAGGCCGCCATCCTGGCCGTGCGCCGCGGATGGGTCCGCCTGCCTGAAGAGCCCATCTCTCCGGAGGAGAAATCGTGA
- a CDS encoding ParB N-terminal domain-containing protein: MGALHGAERMPVLRFVSVADLIPHEQADQVRTEPLVQRLRTEGVLKNPPVVAPIPGEPRYVVLDGANRVEAARRLGLPHLVVQVVDYEDPRLVVEAWTHVVSGEDPKAFFDAVRGIGGITLEPSERLHARAELARRQALAYLSCPRGEIYLVRAEGDLYRRTALLNLLVDAYKSRFRFYRTATDQLEQILPYYDQVIAVVVFPRYEPAEIIELARNGARLPAGITRHIIPYRALRVFIPLEIMAAPLSLEEKNAWLADWFRRKLAAREIRVYEESVVVFDE, translated from the coding sequence ATGGGAGCCCTGCATGGGGCCGAGCGGATGCCGGTGTTGCGGTTCGTGTCGGTGGCCGATCTGATCCCCCACGAACAGGCGGATCAGGTGCGGACCGAGCCGCTGGTCCAGCGCCTCCGCACGGAGGGCGTTCTGAAGAACCCTCCGGTGGTGGCCCCCATCCCGGGCGAGCCCCGCTACGTGGTGCTGGACGGCGCCAACCGGGTAGAGGCCGCCCGTCGCCTGGGGCTCCCCCATCTGGTGGTCCAGGTCGTGGATTACGAGGATCCCCGCCTCGTGGTGGAGGCGTGGACCCATGTGGTAAGCGGAGAGGATCCTAAGGCGTTCTTCGATGCGGTCCGGGGGATCGGAGGGATCACGCTGGAGCCCTCGGAGCGTCTGCACGCCCGCGCGGAGCTGGCCCGCCGCCAGGCCCTGGCCTATCTCAGCTGCCCGCGCGGGGAGATCTATCTGGTGCGGGCGGAGGGGGATCTCTACCGCCGGACAGCGCTGCTTAACCTCCTGGTGGACGCCTATAAATCCCGCTTTCGGTTCTATCGGACTGCCACGGATCAGCTGGAGCAGATCCTGCCTTACTATGATCAGGTGATCGCCGTGGTGGTCTTCCCTCGTTACGAGCCGGCCGAGATCATCGAGCTGGCCCGCAACGGGGCCCGGCTCCCCGCCGGCATCACCCGCCACATCATCCCCTACCGGGCCCTGCGCGTGTTCATCCCCCTCGAGATCATGGCCGCCCCCCTCTCGCTGGAGGAGAAGAACGCGTGGCTGGCCGACTGGTTCCGGCGCAAGCTGGCCGCGCGGGAGATCCGGGTTTACGAGGAGAGCGTGGTGGTTTTCGATGAGTGA
- a CDS encoding sugar phosphate isomerase/epimerase family protein, with protein MIGISCGRLTDLPALREFAEAHGLGLELQEFALPEVLDGEWRDLLRRYRQALSGFTGPISLHGPFVDLFSGSVDPRIAAVTMERYRHSLAIAAELGAWLVNFHLNYNPLVDEPSYRPRWLERQVAFWTELAFEAQEAGIRIALENMWEPDPFLQVEVIQQVNHFGVGACLDIGHAYLYSRVPIQAWINVLEPVLIYAHLHNTSGSQDRHLPLTQGVIPVEPVLSRLARCLNRPMLILEMPGLAEIRESLPLLQRILQRVTSLG; from the coding sequence ATGATCGGGATCAGCTGCGGCAGGCTGACGGATCTTCCGGCCCTGCGGGAGTTTGCGGAAGCGCATGGCCTGGGCCTGGAGCTCCAGGAGTTCGCCCTCCCGGAGGTCCTGGATGGCGAGTGGAGGGACCTGCTCCGGCGTTACCGCCAGGCCCTGAGCGGGTTCACCGGACCGATCTCCCTCCACGGCCCCTTCGTGGATCTCTTCAGCGGCAGCGTGGACCCCCGCATCGCCGCCGTCACGATGGAGCGCTACCGCCACTCCCTGGCCATCGCCGCGGAGCTGGGGGCCTGGCTGGTGAACTTCCACCTCAACTACAACCCGTTGGTGGACGAGCCTTCTTACCGTCCGCGCTGGCTGGAGCGGCAGGTTGCCTTCTGGACCGAGCTGGCCTTCGAGGCCCAGGAGGCCGGCATCCGCATCGCGCTGGAGAACATGTGGGAGCCCGATCCCTTCCTGCAAGTCGAAGTCATCCAGCAGGTGAACCATTTCGGCGTCGGAGCCTGCCTGGACATCGGCCACGCTTATCTCTATTCGCGGGTGCCGATCCAGGCCTGGATCAACGTGCTGGAGCCGGTGCTGATCTACGCTCACCTTCACAACACCAGCGGATCCCAGGACCGGCACCTTCCGCTGACCCAGGGGGTCATCCCGGTGGAGCCGGTGCTCAGCCGGCTGGCCCGCTGTCTGAACCGCCCGATGCTGATCCTGGAGATGCCCGGCCTAGCGGAGATCCGGGAGAGCCTGCCGCTCCTTCAACGGATCCTGCAGCGGGTGACGTCGCTGGGATGA
- a CDS encoding ATP-binding protein, which yields MGEDPERATVSPEISADVSPRTSLLLRLLEERSPAARVLRARPPVDRPVEETVRFPFLAIVGQTEMKLALVLALINPAIGGVLLMGARGTGKTTAVRGLLDLLPPVERSLCPYGCEPEAAYTLGFHMICKDCARKLGLGEPITAPDRMRLVELPLNARLEDVIGGLDEQAAMEGKVRIRRGLLAQADQNVLYVDEVNLLDPEIANAILDAAALGRYTVRRGPLAATYRARLILIASMNPEEGPLRPQIHDRFGLRVVVRGLTDPRERLEVYRRVRLFRTNPYALVAQWAQETAAAAAEIAEARQRLPRVAIPPELEQEAMGWIHRLGIESSRAEVALLEAARAYAAADGRETVTREDLQAVAPMALRQRRSAFIAAFIAQQEKEDEEIRAVIQDRARPPRRRRRA from the coding sequence ATGGGAGAGGATCCTGAGCGGGCGACGGTAAGCCCGGAGATCTCTGCGGACGTCTCTCCTCGCACCTCCCTGCTGCTTCGGCTGCTGGAGGAGCGAAGCCCGGCGGCCCGGGTGCTGCGGGCGCGCCCGCCTGTCGACCGGCCGGTGGAAGAGACCGTCCGCTTTCCCTTCCTGGCTATCGTCGGCCAGACCGAGATGAAGCTGGCGCTGGTCCTGGCCCTGATCAACCCGGCCATCGGAGGGGTGCTGCTGATGGGCGCCCGGGGCACCGGGAAGACCACGGCGGTGCGGGGCTTGCTGGATCTCCTCCCGCCGGTGGAGCGCTCCCTCTGCCCTTACGGCTGCGAGCCGGAGGCCGCCTATACCCTGGGCTTTCATATGATCTGCAAGGATTGCGCCCGCAAGCTGGGCTTAGGAGAGCCCATCACCGCGCCGGATCGCATGCGGCTGGTCGAGCTCCCTCTGAATGCCCGCCTGGAGGACGTGATCGGGGGGCTGGATGAACAGGCGGCGATGGAGGGGAAGGTGCGGATCCGGCGCGGCCTCCTGGCCCAGGCGGATCAGAACGTGCTCTACGTGGACGAGGTGAACCTTCTGGATCCGGAGATCGCCAACGCCATCCTGGATGCCGCCGCCCTGGGCCGATACACGGTCCGACGGGGACCCCTGGCGGCCACCTACCGCGCCCGCCTGATCCTCATCGCCTCGATGAACCCGGAGGAGGGGCCGTTGCGCCCTCAGATCCACGATCGCTTCGGACTGCGAGTGGTGGTCCGTGGCTTGACGGACCCGCGGGAGCGGCTGGAGGTGTATCGCCGGGTGCGCCTGTTCCGGACGAATCCCTACGCCCTGGTGGCCCAGTGGGCTCAGGAGACCGCGGCGGCCGCGGCGGAGATCGCGGAAGCCCGCCAGCGACTGCCCCGGGTGGCCATCCCGCCAGAGCTGGAGCAGGAAGCCATGGGCTGGATCCACCGGCTGGGCATCGAATCCAGTCGCGCGGAGGTCGCCTTGTTGGAGGCCGCCCGGGCCTACGCCGCCGCCGACGGCCGGGAAACGGTCACCCGGGAGGACCTGCAGGCGGTGGCGCCGATGGCCCTCCGCCAACGTCGCAGCGCTTTCATCGCCGCCTTCATCGCCCAGCAGGAAAAGGAAGACGAAGAGATCCGGGCGGTGATCCAGGATCGCGCGCGCCCGCCCCGACGGCGCCGTCGAGCATGA
- a CDS encoding phosphatase PAP2 family protein produces MRSYLAWYLVAGYLGASWAAALGVLLLRRGRGRASWELQGVGVLLLLTSGIGFFAGVPEIWTPGPAGTELAAMSGLAMLGAWGTFRALQALTGSRRASGGGISDPDPSRGEGPEPGAEGRSAGLRPLRWGGLLALLLILWRWDVPLFFALNAYAGRVPWLDGLARLLINDYAVPTALAMLAWWMWWSGDPVQQAAVLRAVLAVPLSGALLEAMNAVYFRPRPFTDHEVHLLFYHPSDSSFPSNAAMVAWAIAVSLKTGNRRVGWVAMGLAAGISLARVYGGVHYPLDVVAGALLGAGLSGALFRSRMFRTASLRLARRIGGRFRL; encoded by the coding sequence GTGCGGTCGTATCTGGCTTGGTATCTGGTGGCGGGTTACCTGGGGGCGTCATGGGCGGCCGCCCTGGGGGTCCTCCTTCTCCGCCGGGGCCGAGGCCGCGCCTCGTGGGAACTCCAGGGCGTAGGGGTTCTCCTCCTGCTAACCAGCGGGATCGGCTTCTTCGCCGGCGTTCCGGAGATCTGGACGCCAGGGCCGGCGGGCACGGAGTTGGCGGCGATGAGCGGGCTGGCCATGCTGGGGGCATGGGGAACCTTCCGGGCGCTGCAGGCCCTGACCGGCTCCCGACGCGCCTCCGGTGGGGGGATCTCTGATCCGGATCCTTCACGGGGCGAGGGGCCGGAGCCGGGGGCTGAGGGGAGGAGTGCTGGGCTTCGGCCGCTTCGGTGGGGCGGGCTCCTTGCGCTGTTGCTGATCCTCTGGCGCTGGGATGTGCCGCTCTTCTTCGCGTTGAACGCCTATGCCGGCCGGGTTCCCTGGTTGGACGGGCTGGCCCGCTTGCTGATCAACGACTATGCGGTGCCCACGGCTCTGGCCATGCTGGCCTGGTGGATGTGGTGGAGTGGCGATCCGGTGCAGCAGGCGGCCGTTCTGCGGGCCGTCCTCGCCGTTCCCCTCAGCGGCGCCCTCTTAGAGGCGATGAACGCGGTGTATTTCCGTCCTCGCCCCTTCACGGACCATGAGGTGCATCTGCTTTTCTATCATCCCTCGGATTCCTCGTTCCCCAGCAATGCGGCGATGGTGGCCTGGGCCATCGCAGTCTCCTTGAAGACGGGGAATCGTCGGGTCGGGTGGGTGGCGATGGGGCTGGCGGCCGGGATCAGCCTGGCCCGGGTTTATGGCGGGGTGCATTATCCTCTGGATGTGGTCGCGGGGGCGCTGCTGGGGGCCGGGCTCAGCGGAGCCCTCTTCCGCTCCCGGATGTTCCGCACCGCAAGCCTCCGGCTCGCCCGCCGGATCGGAGGGCGCTTTCGCTTGTAG